In one Bactrocera tryoni isolate S06 chromosome 5, CSIRO_BtryS06_freeze2, whole genome shotgun sequence genomic region, the following are encoded:
- the LOC120777328 gene encoding cuticle protein 38-like, whose product MFKLFAVCFLALFAVAFGAAKPGLLAAPLAYSAPLAAAYAAPVAAAYSAPLAYTAGYAGYVAPYASSYSAHSIAHSAAFPAAYAAAPVVAAPAPVLAAAPAVAVLKK is encoded by the exons atgttcaAATTG TTTGCTGTCTGTTTCTTGGCTCTCTTCGCTGTTGCCTTCGGTGCTGCTAAGCCCGGTCTCTTGGCTGCTCCATTGGCTTACTCCGCTCCTTTAGCTGCTGCCTATGCCGCTCCAGTCGCCGCTGCTTACTCAGCACCCCTCGCCTACACCGCAGGATATGCTGGTTACGTTGCTCCCTATGCCAGCAGCTACTCAGCTCACTCGATTGCCCACTCCGCCGCTTTCCCAGCTGCCTATGCTGCTGCTCCAGTAGTCGCCGCGCCAGCACCAGTTCTTGCTGCTGCCCCAGCTGTTGCTGTGTTGAAGAAATAG
- the LOC120777323 gene encoding cuticle protein 16.5-like → MFKLFAVCFLAVFAVAFGAAKPGLLAAPLAYSAPLAAAPVAAAYAAPVAAAYSAPLAYTAGYAGYVAPYASSYSAHSIAHSAAFPAAYAAAPVVAAPAPVLAAAPAVAVLRK, encoded by the exons ATGTTCAAATTG TTTGCTGTCTGCTTCTTGGCTGTCTTCGCAGTTGCCTTCGGTGCTGCTAAGCCCGGTCTCTTGGCTGCCCCATTGGCTTACTCCGCTCCTTTAGCTGCTGCCCCAGTTGCTGCTGCCTATGCCGCTCCAGTCGCCGCTGCTTACTCCGCACCCCTCGCCTACACCGCAGGATATGCCGGCTACGTCGCCCCCTATGCCAGCAGCTACTCAGCACACTCAATTGCTCACTCCGCCGCTTTCCCAGCTGCCTATGCTGCTGCTCCAGTTGTCGCCGCCCCAGCACCAGTGCTCGCTGCTGCCCCAGCTGTCGCTGTATTGCGCAAATAA